From Neisseria cinerea:
TTGAATGACACATCATCTTTGGTCGAATAGGTCACTTTACCGTTCGCTTCTTGTTTCACGGTTAAGTTTTTACCTGCAATCATTTCAACCGCTTTGCCCGGGTTGATAACTTCATCACCAGTAGATGTAGCGTCTTTTTCTCCGCCTTCAACTTTAGATGTTTTCAGCGTAAAGCCGGATGCGTTAATCATATCCGCAACGTTTTGGGCAGTTGCCACTTTGTTCAACGGAGCTGCCGCAGCTTGAGCATCTTTCAATGCTTTTTGCGCTTTTGCTTTCTTATCTTCAGTCGCATCCGCAGGCAAATCTTTCACTGCCTGTTCGGCTTTCTTCAGATCATCTGCAAGTTTCTTCGCGTTCTCTGCTGTCGTTGGACCATTTACCGAACCATTTGTATTGCTGGTAATTTCACCCGCATCCACATCAAACTTCACGGTGCTGCTGGCCGCATCGTCTGCAGTTTCCACTACAGCGACGGTACCTTTGCCGTTGATGAAGTTCACAGTATCGTACGGTTTCACAAAGTCACGGGCTTCGCCGTTATTTTGCAGGTTCCAACCCGCATTCAACACGTCAGAAACCGTTGCCGCATTGTTACCGGCGTTATTGACGATATCTGCAGCTTCTTTAGCTGTAATCGGCGCAGACTTGTTGTCTTTACCGGCTTTAGGCGTTGTGCTGTTCGGGTCAAATGCCTGTTTGTTGGTATCGTTCACCGTCGGCAGGTTGCTGCCGATGTTTGCCAACTGCATAGGTTTGTTTGTTTTGTTGTCGCCATTGTTCATGGAGGCAATCACGTCACCGTTCGGTACTTCTTGGGCATTGTCTTTCGGTTTACCGTTTTCAACGTCATCGGCTTTATAGAATTTATCGCCGACTTTAACCAGCTTGTCACCGTCCTTATTGGTATAAACCACCGGAGTTTGTGCCGCTTCAACGGTTTTTTGTGCATCCACGTTCACGGTAATGGTGCGGATACCGTCTTTATCGGTTTCACCCGTAACGGTAGCCAAACCTGTGCCTTTGAAGTCCACTTGGTTAGCGTTCTTCACAACATCGGTATAGCCGTTGCCGTCTTTGGTTGATACAACCCAACCCATATTTTGTAGATCGCCTACGGTTGCAGCAGCGTTTTTATTTACCGGTGCATCTTTGGTACCCACTAAGTCAACCAGGTTAGGACGCGCATCACCCGTTGTTGCCTTACCGTTCGGATTGGTATCCACAGGTTTCACGTTCAGGGTAGAGCCCACACCTGTAATCTGGGTCGGTTTGCCGTCTGAAGAAGAGACATTCAGCGCAGTCGTCGGTTGGTCTTCCGCTTTATTGCCGTTATTCGTTGCAGGTTTGGCTTTCTCAGCCTTCATCGCAACTGGTGCCAGCTTGGTCACTTTACCTTCTTCAATTGGCTGACCTTTAGAATCAGTGTAAGTACCGTCTGCATTTTTGGTTACAGGCTTACCGTCTGCATCGACATAAGTATTGTCACCCACATTTACCGTATTGAATGACACATCATCTTTGGTCGAATAGGTCACTTTACCGTTCGCTTCTTGTTTCACGGTTAAGTTTTTACCTGCAATCATTTCAACCGCTTTGCCCGGGTTGATAACTTCATCACCAGTAGATGTAGCGTCTTTTTCTCCGCCTTCAACTTTAGATGTTTTCAGCGTAAAGCCGGATGCGTTAATCATATCCGCAACGTTTTGGGCAGTTGCCACTTTGTTCAACGGAGCTGCCGCAGCTTGAGCATCTTTCAATGCTTTTTGCGCTTTTGCTTTCTTATCTTCAGTCGCATCCGCAGGCAAATCTTTCACTGCCTGTTCGGCTTTCTTCAGATCATCTGCAAGTTTCTTCGCGTTCTCTGCTGTCGTTGGACCATTTACCGAACCATTTGTATTGCTGGTAATTTCACCCGCATCCACATCAAACTTCACGGTGCTGCTGGCCGCATCGTCTGCAGTTTCCACTACAGCGACGGTACCTTTGCCGTTGATGAAGTTCACAGTATCGTACGGTTTCACAAAGTCACGGGCTTCGCCGTTATTTTGCAGGTTCCAACCCGCATTCAACACGTCAGAAACCGTTGCCGCATTGTTACCGGCGTTATTGACGATATCTGCAGCTTCTTTAGCTGTAATCGGCGCAGACTTGTTGTCTTTACCGGCTTTAGGCGTTGTGCTGTTCGGGTCAAATGCCTGTTTGTTGGTATCGTTCACCGTCGGCAGGTTGCTGCCGATGTTTGCCAACTGCATAGGTTTGTTTGTTTTGTTGTCGCCATTGTTCATGGAGGCAATCACGTCACCGTTCGGTACTTCTTGGGCATTGTCTTTCGGTTTACCGTTTTCAACGTCATCGGCTTTATAGAATTTATCGCCGACTTTAACCAGCTTGTCACCGTCCTTATTGGTATAAACCACCGGAGTTTGTGCCGCTTCAACGGTTTTTTGTGCATCCACGTTCACGGTAATGGTGCGGATACCGTCTTTATCGGTTTCACCCGTAACGGTAGCCAAACCTGTGCCTTTGAAGTCCACTTGGTTAGCGTTCTTCACAACATCGGTATAGCCGTTGCCGTCTTTGGTTGATACAACCCAACCCATATTTTGTAGATCGCCTACGGTTGCAGCAGCGTTTTTATTCACCGGTGCATCTTTGGTACCTACCAAATTAACCAAAGACACATTCGGTTTGTTGGTATTGTCTTTACCTTGTGGTGCAGTAGCGATATCTTGAGTATTCAAGGTTGAACCCACGCCTGTCAATTGCGTTGGTTTCGCGTTGTCACCTTCGCCAGATGTAAAGTTCAATGCTGTTGTTGGTTGATCAGCACCGTTGTTTGTTGCAGGTTTAGCCGCTTCAGTCTTCATATTAACTGGCGCTTTACCATCTTTAGCATCACCTAATTTAACTGTGTTGAACGCCACATCGTCTTTGGTTGCATAGGTCACTTTACCGTTCGCTTCTTGTTTCACGGTTAAGTTTTTACCTGCAATCATTTCAACGGCTTTGCCCGGATTGATGACTTCATCGTCACCTGAAACTTTCTCACCACCATCCACGTTAGAAGTTTTCAGCGTAAAGCCGGATGCGTTAATCATATCCGCAACGTTTTGGGCGGTTGCCACTTTGTTCAACGGAGCTGCCGCATCTTGGGCATTTTTCAATGCTTTTTGCGCTTCTGCTTTCTTATCTTCAGTCGCATCCGCAGGCAAATCTTTCACTGCCTGTTCGGCTTTCTTCAGATCATCTGCCAGTTTCTTAGCTTCATCCGCAGTAACAGGGCCTTTTACCGCACCAGGTTTGGTTTCATCTGCAGTAATTTCGCCCGCATCCACATCAAACTTCACGGTGCTGGTCAGGTTGTCTGCTGTTTCAACAACTGCTGTTGTGCCTTTGCCGTTTACAAAGTTTACGGTGTCGAAAGGTTTCACAAAATCAACCGCTTGTCCGTTACCTTGCAAGTTCCAACCCGCATTCAACACGTCGGAAACGGTTGCCGCATTGTTACCAGCAAATTTATCGCTCTTCGGATTCAACAACTCAGCTGCTTCAGCTGCCGTCATCGGCGCAGACTTGTTGTTTTTGTCAGCTTTTGGCGTTGTGCTGTTCGGGTCAAATGCCTGTTTGTTGGTATCGTTCACCGTCGGCAAGTTGCTACCGATGTTTGACAAGTGCATAGGGTTGTTTGCAGTGTTGTTGTCGCCATTGTTCATGGAGGCAATCACGTCACCGTTCGGTACTTCTGGTGCACCATCTTTCGGTTTGCCGTTTACAACATCACCGGCTTTATAGAATTTATCGCCAACTTTAACCAGCTTGTCACCGTCCTTATTGGTATAAACCACAGGAGTTTGTGCTGCCTCAACGGTAATGGTGCGAACGCCATCGGTGCCAGTTTCGCCTGTCACTGTAATGCCATTTTTACCCACAAAGTCTACTTGGTTTGCATTCTTCACAACATCAGTGTAACCATTGCCGTCTTTCGTTGATACCACCCAACCCATATTTTGTAGATCGCCTACTGTTGCAGCCGCATTTTTGTTTACAGGTGCTTCAGTTGTACCGACTAAATCCACTAAGTTTGGACGAGCAGCTTCCTCTGTTGGTGTACCATTTGGATTCGTACCCACAGGTTTCACGTTCAGAGTAGAACCCACACCTGTAATCTGGGTCGGTTTGCCGTCTGAAGAGACGTTCAACGCCGTTATCGGTGTTTTGTCTGTTCCGTTGTTGCTTGCAGGTTTGGCGGCTTCGGTCGTGAAGTTAACCGGTGCTTTACCGTTTTGGGTATCACCCACTTTCACAGAAGTGAATTCAACGTTGTCTTTGGTTGAATAGGTCACTTTACCGTTAGCTTCTTGTTTCACGGTTAAGTTTTTACCTGCCACCATTTCAACGGCTTTGCCCGGGTTGATGACTTCATCGTCGCCGGATTCTTTCTTACCGTCGGCGGTTGCAGAAGTCTTCAGCGTAAAGCCGGAGTTGTTGATCATATCCGCAACATTTTTAGCCGTAGCAACGCCTTTGTCATCTACTGCCTTATTTAATGCGGTTTCAGCATCTTTAACTTTATTCTTAGCCGCTTCTTTCTGCTCAGGTGTCGCGTCTTTAGGCAATGCAGCTAAAGCATCTTTTGCATCTTTTAATGCTTTTTGAAGCTCAGGATTAGTTGACGGCGCAATAACAGAACCGTCTTTGCTTGAAACCAGCTCGGCTGTTTTAACATCAGGCACTTCTACATCAACAGTAATAGTGCGCACGCCGTTCTCGGTTTTACCCGATACTTTGGCTGCGTTTTTACCGACGAATTTCACTTCGTCCGCATTCTTAACTTGTTCGGAGTAAGCACCATTTCCATCTGTTGTTTTATCAGAAGATACAACCCAACCCATATTACGTAAATCGCCTACAGTAGCTGCTGTAGTATCAGGAACAGTTGGATTTCCTGCAGTTGGTTTGCTTAAGTCTACAAGACCTGCTTTTGGCGTTCCTTCTGCATAATTCGTCAAACCAGATGTAACATTTTTAACTGTTTTTCCACCATTATCTAAGCCATCTTTTGTCAAAGATACTGGTTTTTCTGATGCATTTTTTGGAGTGATTTTTATGCCATCACTGTTGATTACAGTTTTGTCACCAGCTTGGTTTTTAAATTCAGCACTTGTTAGACCAGTTAATTCTTTTTGTAAAGAATAGATAAAGTTTTTACCATCTTGTTTAACGGCTAAATTATCACCAGCTTTGAAAGTTACTGTATTACCTGCTTTGATCAACTCTGTAGCAGCACCAGACACAGTGCCAGAGCCATCTTTATCTGCTGTCGCTTTCCAACCCATTTCTGTTAAGGTATTCACTAATTGATCAGCAGTAACCAATTTGCCATTTGTCGTATCCGCTGTTGGCACGCCATCAGCTCCTGTTGTAAGGGTCGCTGTTTTTGGTTTTAATGTAATCGTATCATCAGCTGCTGTTACCTCTAATAAGTTACCATCGCTAGATTTAACAGTGAACGTAATGCCATTTTCTTTATTTAACTCTTGTTTTTTAGTTTCTGTAGCGGTCTTATCACCTGTTTGGCCTTTTAATTGAATTGTATTATTCGCCAGTTTATGGAATTGACTACCGTTAATAGCATCTTTGGAATCTGCAGAAATATCTCCATCTTTTACATTCGTAACTTTTACTGGATCTGTACCATTAGGACCAGATACTTTCAGATCTCCCGCATCGGATTTACTCAATTTAGGACCTTGATCTCCACCTACTTGTACGGTATTGAATATCACATTTTCTTTCGTAGCAAACGTGAATTTACCCGCCTCTTGGGTAATCTTGATATTTTTATCCGCTTCGAAGGTTACCGTATCGCCTGCTTTAACTGGCTGTACTGTCTTACCGATATTTTCGCCGTTTGCCGTTGCGGCAGAAGTTGCATTCCAAGCAGCTGCTTTAATTGCCTCTGCCACGTTGCCTACTGTAGCGATTTTGTCTTTATCGGCATCGGCTACGGTTGGTACAGATGAGGCAGTGATGTTGCCGGTATTAACTTTTAAACCCTTGTCATCGGTTGTAAGGGTGTTGTCGGCAGCTTTTACTTTAACGCCTTCATTTGTTACTTCTAAAGACTTATCTGCTGCTTTTACCTTGATTTTATTGTCGTTGGTTTTTTCCAAACCATCGCCAAGGTTTGCACTGTATTTGATTGTGCTGGTTTTGCCGTCTGTATTTGTAGTAACAGATACACTTGTGCCGTCTCCGTCAACAAAATTAACGGTGTCATAAGCGGTAACAAAATCTTTTGCCGTACCTTTTTCTTGCAAGTTCCAGCCTGCATTCAACACATCGCCCACGGTTGCAGCGTTGTTTTTAATAGTGTCTGCATTAGCCGGTTTGTCTGCTTTAGTTGTCGGCGCAGTTGTATTTGCTTTTGCACCGTCAAGATTGCCGGCTACATTGGTAATCGGATTACCGCCGTTGTCTAAGCCGTTTTCAGTCAATGAAACGGGTTTCTTACCTGTAGAGGTTTCCGGAGTAATGGTTACGCCTGCATTAGTCAGCTTGGTTGTCGGCGCATTTGCATCTGTGCCTTTAAACTCTGCACTGGTCAGGTTGGTTAATACAGGATTCAGGCTGTAGGCAAAATCGGCTTTTCTGATTTTCTTTTTAACTGTTTTGGTTTTATCAAAATCATCCGGAACATCAATTTCGCCTTCAGTTTCATCACGGTCTAATTTCAAGTTGTTGCCGACTTGGAATTGGACTTTGTCTTCCGAACGGATAGAAGTCTCATAATCGGCTTTTGTAGAGGCGGTATTCGCTTTTTTAGATGTGAATTCGCCTGAAGATCCCGTTACCACATTACCGCTTGTGTTAAAACCTGCTGCAATTTTTTTAGTGATGGAGTTCAACTGGGAGCCGTTGATTGCATCGGTAGAGTCTTCTGCCACGCGACCGGCTGCCACGTTTTTCAATTGACGTTCTGCACCTGAGCTACCGAAGGATACGACGTCGCCTTCAGCGGTATTGGTACCGCCCGCCCATTTAAATGTGTAAGCAATCTTGTCTTTGTCGTTATCGGAAACAATATTGCCGTCGCTGTCGTAGTTCACGCTTAATTGGCGTGTACCCACCAACTCAGTTGTGGAGCCTGTACCGATTGCTACCGCATTTTGTTTAGTCGCATGTGCCCCGGTACCTAATGCCAGAGAACCGATAGCATCAGCCCGTGCACTCGCACCGATGGCCGTTGCCAAATTTCCTTTTGATAATGCATGAACACCCAAAGAAGTTGAAGCATGGCCGTTTTTATTTTTCGCATCAGCAAAGTCAAGGGTGGATACATCCATATTGAGGCCTGTTAGTTCTTTATATGCCTGAGCGATGGTTCCTTGAGTCGTTCTTGTTTCAGCAAAAGTATAATTACGGGTAACGTCTTTACCGTTAATTTTCTCGGTTACGCTTTTAGCGGTTATGCCACCCGTTGCTTCTTCAAACTCTGTTCTTTGACCAGCAGCCGATGAAATATTCGAGCCGCCAATCATAATAGAGGAATCGCCTTGTGCATTGGTACCCAAGCCCATGGCAATTGCACCTTCATTACCTGACGCTTTTGCTCCTTGACCAACTGCGATATCAGCTTCTTTCGTTGCTTGTGCCAACTGACCGACAGCAACAGAAGAGGTTGTCGCCTTAGAACTATCGCCGACAGCTACCGCAGATTTATCAGCATTTGCCTGATAACCTGCAGCCACCGCACTTTCTTGTGCACGGGCAGCCGTACCGGCAGCTACGGCGTAATTGCCCTGAGCTTCCGCGCCCATACCGATGGCGACTGCAGCCTCTGCATTCGCTACTACTGATGCACCGGAACCAATGGCTGTCGCACCAAAAGCACCTTTTCGAACGATGGCGTTTGTACCAATCGCCACGCCCAACGGGGTGGTAGAGTGGGCCTGCATACCGATTACGGTAGAACCATCTTGACCATAGCTGGCACGATAGGCTCTATCTAATTCTGCGCCTACAAGCTCCTTATATTTAGCGGTAATCGTAATAGGCTGACCATTTTTTCCTGTGCCAGGCGTTGTCTCAGCATTAAAATCATTTACGCCTTTGGCATCTCCGCTATTAGGATTCGCGGCTTTAAAATATTTCTTTCCGTCATAGGCTTGAATATCATTACCACCGATAACGATAGAACCTTGACCTGCTACGGATTGCGCACCAATGGCTACCGATTGGTCACCCATAGCACGGGTGTTACGGCCTAGTGCGGTACCTTCATTAATATCTACATTTTGGAAAGAGAAGAATCCTTCTGAATTAGCCTTTCCTGAGTTTTGAAAATAATTTAATGTACTTGTAGTGCCGCCAAAGGCTTTGACCAATACCTTATCGTTATCATCCGCATCCGTACCAACGCCAAGAGGTTTTCCATCAGTATCCACAGAGCGATACCCTACACCCGCGCCGGCACCGAGTGCGACTGAATTGTTAACGGCAGTATTATTTTTATTAAGTCCTGTATAGGCATTCGTACCAATAGCCACGCTACCGTCATCACCCCGTAGCCCTGTACTTTTATCATCTTGTACGAAGCCATTTCTATTACTACCCGCAGTTGCCTTTTGACCGATAGCAATACTACGTCCGCCACCTTCATCGCGGCTTTTTGCGTCCTTACCAAGAATGATATCCCCATTTTTTTTGGCAGTTGCTGAGTTACCGATTGCTATTGTATCGTCTCCAGTTGCAGCTGCTGTCGAGCCTAATGCTATGACTCCTAATTTTTCTGCTTTCGCTAAATTACCTATAGCAATTGTATTTGTAGCAGTAGCTCTAGCCCCATATCCTAAAGCTGTAGCTCCTTCTTGATTAGCAAAAGCTGTTCCGCCGACCGCTGTGGTGTATTTATTCGTTGAGGTTGTATTGCTCCCTAAGGCAACGCTAGATTCATTTGATGCATTTGCATTATTACCGATAGCAACAGTCTCTTTGCCTGTTGCTTTACCTTGATATCCGATTGCTACTGATTTCTCACCGGTCGCTTTAGATGTAACACCGATTGCCTCTGACAAATTCCCTGATGCTTGCGCGTCAATTCCTACTGCAATTGCACTATCCCCTGTGGCTTGTGCTTTTCTACCTAGCGCTACTGCATTATTTCCTGAAGCATTTGACGATGCCCCCCAAGCGACACTGGTATTTTGACCTTCCCCCGCTGTATTGCCTGCTGAGGCAGCATAGACCGAATGGCTGCTTAATAGCGACAATGCGATGGCTGAGTATTTGATTACTTTTCCCGAAAAACCGTCAGCACTTTTTTGTTTATTGGATGAGCTTTGTTTTTTGTGCGCTTTGGTTAACTCGGATACCGCCACCCAAGATTGGGTTGCCTGGCTCCAAATCACGCGGAATACTTTATTCATAATATAACCCTTTAAAATGTGTTTAAGATAGTCAATCCGCTATTCCGAATCGATAGGGGCGGCAGGCGTACCTTTTGGGTACTGAGCGGCTGTATGCGGTTTTTGCATATTCGCCCTTGCTCATACGGTTTGTAAGCTTGGGACAAACCATGTGCTGTGTTTTCGGAAAAAAACGGGAAAAAGTCAACTCTACATTATAACAAAGAGCCGACGGTGTTTTAGAAATTGATGTAATATTGCCTTATTTTACAATGGAGTCTTAGCTCTAGTGTTGTGTGGCGGGGAGTGGGTATGTTGTCTGCCGGTGGAGGTTTCAGACGGCATCGGTTTGGGTGGGCGGGTAGATTTGGCTCGGTTGATATTTAATATCTTGTTTTGTAATGTTTTGTTTTGTACCGCTTGGCTGAGGTTGAAGCGGAGAGGGCATTCGGAGGAGTGGGGTCGAGGCCGGGTTCGGCATACGGGCTGTATATTGTAAGGTTTCTTTGTGTTGCAATTGTGCAAATGTTTTATCTGAAAAAAAGCCCTTCGGAAATCCGAAGGGCTTTGTGTAAGGCTAAACAGATTACCAAAGGTAACCCATGCCTACGCCTACGCCGACATCTGCACGGCTGTTGAGGTTGGCTTGCGCTTTCCAAATCAGTTTGCCGTTGTCGCTGATGCTTGAGTAGCCGACAGCCAGGGCGTTTTGACCCTTGAACGTGCCTGCTGCTGCGGCAACCATGGATTTGCCCGGCAGGTAAACCTGCGGCAGGCTGGCTGCGGCGTTGCTGCCCGCAATACCTGCGCGGTAGTCGCGATCCATGTTGTCCACTTTGTCGCTCAGTCGGGTAACGTTGCCGCCGATGTTGTTGACGGTGTCGCCCAGTCGGTTGATGCTTTGGTTGGTCGCGTGCAGCTGGCCGCCGTTAACCGCATCTTTAGAATCTGCGCTAATGTTTCCGTCTGCGACGTTGGTAATTTTGACCGGAGTTCCGTTACTGCCGGATACTTTCAGATCGTTACCGTTGTTAGTTAATTTAGGACCGTTATCCCCACCAAGCTGTACGCTGTTGAATTGAACATCGTCTTTGGTTGCATAGGTCACTTTACCGTTCGCTTCTTGTTTCACGGTTAAGTTTTTACCTGCCACCATTTCAACAGCTTTGCCCGGGTTGATGACTTCGTCACCGGTTGATGCAGCATCTTTCTTACCATCAGCAGTTGCTGAAGTTTTCAGCGTAAAGCCAGATGCGTTAATCATATCCGCAACGTTTTGAGCAGTTGCCACTTTGTTCAACGGAGCTGCCGCATCTTGGGCTGCTTTAAGGGCATCTTGAGCTTTTTGTTTAGCATCTTCTGTAGCAGATGGATCTTTCGCTAAATCATCTACTGCTTTTTGAGCATCTGCTAAGTTTTTCGCTAATTCTGCCGGGGTTTTTCCTGTTGTGTTAGGACCTTTTACCGCACCAGGCTTGGTTTCATCCGCAGTAATTTCACCCGCATCCACATCAAACTTCACGGTGCTGGTCAGGTTGTCGGCTGTTTCAACAACTGCTTTTGTGCCTTTGCCGTTGACAAAGTTTACCGTATCGTACGGTTTCACAAAGTCGCGGGCTTCGCCGTTGTTTTGCAGATTCCAACCCGCATTCAACACGTCGGAAACGGTTGCCGCATTGTTACCGGCTTTATTGACGATATCGGCAGCTTCTTTGGCCGTAATCGGCGCAGACTTGTTGTCTTTACCGGCTTTAGGCGTTGTGCTGTTCGGGTCGAATGCCTGTTTGTTGGTATCGTTCACCGTCGGCAGGTTGCTGCCGACGTTTGCCAACTGCATAGGTTTGCTTGTGTTGTTGTCGCCATTGCTCATGGAGGCAATCACATCACCGTTCGGTACTGCTTTGGCATTTTCTTGCGGTTTGCCGTTTACAACATCACCGGCTTTATAGAATTTATCGCCGACTTTAACCAGCTTGTTACCATCCTTGTTGGTGTAAACTACCGGAGTTTGTATCGCTTCAACAGCTTTTTGTGCATCCACGTTCACAGTAATGGTGCGGATACCGTCTTTAGTTTCACCTGTAACGGTAGCCAGACCTGTGCCTTTGAACTCCACTTGGTTGGCGTTCTTCACAACGTCTTTATAACCGTTGCCTTTTTCGGTTGATACTACCCAACCCATATTTTGCAGGTCGCCTACGGTTGCAGCAGCGTTTTTGTTTACAGGTGCTTCATCTGTACCGACTAAATCCACTAAGTTTGGACGTTTAGCTTCCGCTGTCGGCGTACCGTTTGTGTTGGTATCCACAGGTTTCACGTTCAGAGTAGAACCTACACCCGTAATCTGGGTCGGTTTGCCGTCTGAAGAAGAGACATTCAGCGCAGTCGTCGGTTGATCTTCCGCTTTATTGCCGTTATTCGTTGCAGGTTTGGCTTTCTCAGCCTTCATCGCAACTGGTGCCAGCTTGGTCACTTTACCTTCTTCAATTGGCTGACCTTTAGAATCAGTGTAAGTACCGTCTGCATTTTTGGTTACAGGCTTACCGTCTGCATCAACATAGGTATTGTCACTACCCACATTAACAGTATTGAATGACACATCGTCTTTGGTTGCATAGGTCACTTTACCGTTCGCTTCTTGTTTCACGGTTAAGTTTTTACCTGCAATCATTTCAACGGTTT
This genomic window contains:
- a CDS encoding YadA-like family protein, whose product is MNKVFRVIWSQATQSWVAVSELTKAHKKQSSSNKQKSADGFSGKVIKYSAIALSLLSSHSVYAASAGNTAGEGQNTSVAWGASSNASGNNAVALGRKAQATGDSAIAVGIDAQASGNLSEAIGVTSKATGEKSVAIGYQGKATGKETVAIGNNANASNESSVALGSNTTSTNKYTTAVGGTAFANQEGATALGYGARATATNTIAIGNLAKAEKLGVIALGSTAAATGDDTIAIGNSATAKKNGDIILGKDAKSRDEGGGRSIAIGQKATAGSNRNGFVQDDKSTGLRGDDGSVAIGTNAYTGLNKNNTAVNNSVALGAGAGVGYRSVDTDGKPLGVGTDADDNDKVLVKAFGGTTSTLNYFQNSGKANSEGFFSFQNVDINEGTALGRNTRAMGDQSVAIGAQSVAGQGSIVIGGNDIQAYDGKKYFKAANPNSGDAKGVNDFNAETTPGTGKNGQPITITAKYKELVGAELDRAYRASYGQDGSTVIGMQAHSTTPLGVAIGTNAIVRKGAFGATAIGSGASVVANAEAAVAIGMGAEAQGNYAVAAGTAARAQESAVAAGYQANADKSAVAVGDSSKATTSSVAVGQLAQATKEADIAVGQGAKASGNEGAIAMGLGTNAQGDSSIMIGGSNISSAAGQRTEFEEATGGITAKSVTEKINGKDVTRNYTFAETRTTQGTIAQAYKELTGLNMDVSTLDFADAKNKNGHASTSLGVHALSKGNLATAIGASARADAIGSLALGTGAHATKQNAVAIGTGSTTELVGTRQLSVNYDSDGNIVSDNDKDKIAYTFKWAGGTNTAEGDVVSFGSSGAERQLKNVAAGRVAEDSTDAINGSQLNSITKKIAAGFNTSGNVVTGSSGEFTSKKANTASTKADYETSIRSEDKVQFQVGNNLKLDRDETEGEIDVPDDFDKTKTVKKKIRKADFAYSLNPVLTNLTSAEFKGTDANAPTTKLTNAGVTITPETSTGKKPVSLTENGLDNGGNPITNVAGNLDGAKANTTAPTTKADKPANADTIKNNAATVGDVLNAGWNLQEKGTAKDFVTAYDTVNFVDGDGTSVSVTTNTDGKTSTIKYSANLGDGLEKTNDNKIKVKAADKSLEVTNEGVKVKAADNTLTTDDKGLKVNTGNITASSVPTVADADKDKIATVGNVAEAIKAAAWNATSAATANGENIGKTVQPVKAGDTVTFEADKNIKITQEAGKFTFATKENVIFNTVQVGGDQGPKLSKSDAGDLKVSGPNGTDPVKVTNVKDGDISADSKDAINGSQFHKLANNTIQLKGQTGDKTATETKKQELNKENGITFTVKSSDGNLLEVTAADDTITLKPKTATLTTGADGVPTADTTNGKLVTADQLVNTLTEMGWKATADKDGSGTVSGAATELIKAGNTVTFKAGDNLAVKQDGKNFIYSLQKELTGLTSAEFKNQAGDKTVINSDGIKITPKNASEKPVSLTKDGLDNGGKTVKNVTSGLTNYAEGTPKAGLVDLSKPTAGNPTVPDTTAATVGDLRNMGWVVSSDKTTDGNGAYSEQVKNADEVKFVGKNAAKVSGKTENGVRTITVDVEVPDVKTAELVSSKDGSVIAPSTNPELQKALKDAKDALAALPKDATPEQKEAAKNKVKDAETALNKAVDDKGVATAKNVADMINNSGFTLKTSATADGKKESGDDEVINPGKAVEMVAGKNLTVKQEANGKVTYSTKDNVEFTSVKVGDTQNGKAPVNFTTEAAKPASNNGTDKTPITALNVSSDGKPTQITGVGSTLNVKPVGTNPNGTPTEEAARPNLVDLVGTTEAPVNKNAAATVGDLQNMGWVVSTKDGNGYTDVVKNANQVDFVGKNGITVTGETGTDGVRTITVEAAQTPVVYTNKDGDKLVKVGDKFYKAGDVVNGKPKDGAPEVPNGDVIASMNNGDNNTANNPMHLSNIGSNLPTVNDTNKQAFDPNSTTPKADKNNKSAPMTAAEAAELLNPKSDKFAGNNAATVSDVLNAGWNLQGNGQAVDFVKPFDTVNFVNGKGTTAVVETADNLTSTVKFDVDAGEITADETKPGAVKGPVTADEAKKLADDLKKAEQAVKDLPADATEDKKAEAQKALKNAQDAAAPLNKVATAQNVADMINASGFTLKTSNVDGGEKVSGDDEVINPGKAVEMIAGKNLTVKQEANGKVTYATKDDVAFNTVKLGDAKDGKAPVNMKTEAAKPATNNGADQPTTALNFTSGEGDNAKPTQLTGVGSTLNTQDIATAPQGKDNTNKPNVSLVNLVGTKDAPVNKNAAATVGDLQNMGWVVSTKDGNGYTDVVKNANQVDFKGTGLATVTGETDKDGIRTITVNVDAQKTVEAAQTPVVYTNKDGDKLVKVGDKFYKADDVENGKPKDNAQEVPNGDVIASMNNGDNKTNKPMQLANIGSNLPTVNDTNKQAFDPNSTTPKAGKDNKSAPITAKEAADIVNNAGNNAATVSDVLNAGWNLQNNGEARDFVKPYDTVNFINGKGTVAVVETADDAASSTVKFDVDAGEITSNTNGSVNGPTTAENAKKLADDLKKAEQAVKDLPADATEDKKAKAQKALKDAQAAAAPLNKVATAQNVADMINASGFTLKTSKVEGGEKDATSTGDEVINPGKAVEMIAGKNLTVKQEANGKVTYSTKDDVSFNTVNVGDNTYVDADGKPVTKNADGTYTDSKGQPIEEGKVTKLAPVAMKAEKAKPATNNGNKAEDQPTTALNVSSSDGKPTQITGVGSTLNVKPVDTNPNGKATTGDARPNLVDLVGTKDAPVNKNAAATVGDLQNMGWVVSTKDGNGYTDVVKNANQVDFKGTGLATVTGETDKDGIRTITVNVDAQKTVEAAQTPVVYTNKDGDKLVKVGDKFYKADDVENGKPKDNAQEVPNGDVIASMNNGDNKTNKPMQLANIGSNLPTVNDTNKQAFDPNSTTPKAGKDNKSAPITAKEAADIVNNAGNNAATVSDVLNAGWNLQNNGEARDFVKPYDTVNFINGKGTVAVVETADDAASSTVKFDVDAGEITSNTNGSVNGPTTAENAKKLADDLKKAEQAVKDLPADATEDKKAKAQKALKDAQAAAAPLNKVATAQNVADMINASGFTLKTSKVEGGEKDATSTGDEVINPGKAVEMIAGKNLTVKQEANGKVTYSTKDDVSFNTVNVGDNTYVDADGKPVTKNADGTYTDSKGQPIEEGKVTKLAPVAMKAEKAKPATNNGNKAEDQPTTALNVSSSDGKPTQITGVGSTLNVKPVDTNPNGKATTGDARPNLVDLVGTKDAPVNKNAAATVGDLQNMGWVVSTKDGNGYKDVVKNANQVNFKGGTGISVKGETTKDGVREITISVKDGEVIKPNQFTAKVNGTDTPVTKVGDQYYNTADIDPKTGNPKADANPVTPDTGTTPTNAGDGYVTGNKVAAAIQKSGFVVGKQKDALSAADFKDEDEKVNPDDELRFADGNNTKVKLATKESVDKDGNKVTTTTVKVDVTGLPVQYTDKNGTPVTKVGDKYFTVDDKGNPTATEVKPADLTTNMVNPAAAPNVIGAPTTLGNVKSNLPSVNDADKNAKDVAGNPIAGKDNKSAPITAKEAADIANKAGNNAATVSDVLNAGWNLQNNGEARDFVKPYDTVNFINGKGTKAVVETADNLTSTVKFDVDAGEITAETKDGKATGKVVGPVPADKKPADLLKAVADAQKAVDELAKDAAATPEAKKAAQDALKAAQDAAAPLNKVATAQNVADMINASGFTLKTSATADGKKESGNDEIINPGKAVEMVAGKNLTVTQDKNGKVTYATANDVNFNSLSLGTSQHAPTLSADEDGSLRLGSKGNQAPVRISNVAPGIKDGDAVNVSQLKGVTKDLEDKIDGVAAGSNAAASLPQVYLPGKSMVAASVGTYGSQGALAVGYSSISDNGKWLIKGQVNVNTKAKTGGGVGVGYLW